The nucleotide sequence TATTATGAGGTATATATTAAGATATTGAATAGacaattattttgtatatattgattgttatgcttttatgtatgtcttgatgtgtgcatatgtatacatgtgtctgattgtgtatatataggatatacatatttttatattcgggattgtgggaaaacaTTTTGCAGATGGCTGGGATGCGGGTCGCAACAACTTTGTGAACGGCTACCATGACAACCGCATGGCGGGCGCCAACACGTTTCAACACCGAGGTCCGCCTCGCATGGAGCGGGGCCGCGGTGGCATCGGAGGGGGTTACCGTGGCAACAGGGGTGGAGCCTTCAACCCCATCATCCCCGCGGTGCAACCAATGGCGTTCGCCGGCTACGAAAACAAAGGTGGGCTTCCGTTTATTACTGCAAGTTAttcgtatttattttatattattgttAGATCTATCCTTGTATCCTGCCTCCTTTTTAAATCAGATCAGAATACCTGTATTATTCCCACAGAGGGGattgtaaaacattttttttaaagtatgtaattatacagatttaagaaagaGACTGCTACactgcactactttttaatatttaattatatgttgcattgttggagctaAAGCCAGAAGAATTGCATTGTtctttctacactgtagcttttgtgcatatgacaatacaacctttgaatcttgatcTACTATATTTGTTTGTGTTATTGGGCATACACATATAGATGtatatctttttttatatttagtcTTTCTGCCAGATGCAGgtggctggaacacgcccaagGAAACTTACGGCAATTTTGGCAACAACCGAGGGAAGTCTGCCTTCTTCAATCACACAGGAAACGCAAACAGAGGAAGGCGAGTAGAGATGAGACGCGGGGACAATAACGTGAAAAGTCTTTGGTGAACATGGTAGCGTAACTCTTGTATCTTCTGTTGTGTTCAGGTTTGATCACGGTGGATTCAGTGGTGGTGGAGGAGGTGGTggaggcggaggaggaggaggtggaggaagtggtggtggtggtggtggaggaggaggaggaaacaaCCGCTGGGTGGAGGAGCCCAGAGAGGATGGAGACTGGGCCAAACCAACGGCACGAAACGAACGCCTGGAAAGGTGAGTCTGCAGCTCTACTCTCACTAAAGGACATATCAGGGGGAACATTGGATTTAACAAGCAAGTCGTACACATGTTATACCAGTATGGGAGTGTAAACTCAAGTCTACtattattctgaaagccaaaggAGAATAACCAAAACTCAAAGTGCCGACACTATTTGACATTAATTTAATTCCTTGGTTTTAGCTTTCCTGCCTTTTTCTCTGATGCGTGTTTTGACATTTCGAGACGTCACCATgagtttttaaaatgttgttggGATGATGTTTTTGATATAAACACCAGTTAAAAAGCACCAAGATGTATTGTTGTTTCAAACACATGGGCCATGTTGAGGAACTTTGTTTAATTGCATGTCTTTGCTCCTGTTCTGTTCCCCTGCAGCGAGTTGTTCTCCGGCGGAAACACTGGGATCAACTTTGAAAAATACGATGACATTCCTGTTGAGGCCACGGGACAGAACTGCCCTCACCACATCGAGAGTGTACGCTGCTAACCATGGATATAACAACATTGCATCTCATATAATCTGCATGAACACTTTCCACGGCTCTCTGTTTTATGAATGTGTGTTTGCTGTGTAGTTCCAGGATGTGGACATGGGGGAGATCGTCATGGCGAACATCGCTCTCTGTCGCTACACCAGACCCACACCTGTCCAGAAATATGCCATTCCTATTGTCAAGTCGAAGCGGGACTGCATGGCCTGCGCTCAGACaggtaggacacacacacacacacacatactgggtgtttctcaatctcgagtacacttgcttggtagcacatgtcttccgagcgccttgcttcagaagcgaggcaagaatacttcctagcattcggaaaacgaagagtggaacaggctagcaagtgtgcaggtgtgggtcatatgagaggccccgccttacattttccgccacagatttggggaaattggtccgtgcgcaaagcattgtggggattttaagaccacggagtctacacatgtgcagtctccaaacgaagtacgccgggctcggtagaattccaagtatgctggacattggaacagtccttcggcggcactcgatgatgtagtatgcttgaaatagtggctctggagcagctttactcgagattgagaaacactcACAGACTAACTCACACACTAATGCATATAGACAAGGCAGGGGTATTTTTAcagcacatttcaacacaaggcaattgaaagtgctttacaaaaataaaagacgttaagaaacatattatcaaatgacatttaaaagcaaagatactTGAATTAAAGTTAAAGCAGTTTGAGATGcacacatctgaaatgtttAGGTCTGACTCTCAATCATTGCTAACTTTTTAGCAGCAATAGTTTTCAGTTAGTCTTTTCTAGGACTTTTTTGGTATCCTCCGCAAACCAGGGTCTTGAAACCAAAACGGCTCTCGTAGGGGACTTCAACATGTAGGAGTCAGAATCATGAGATGATACTCTGAGATGTTTGTGTCTGCAGGTTCTGGAAAAACTGCAGCTTTCCTGCTGCCGATCCTCAGCCAGATCTTCAGCGAAGGACCAGGAGAAGCTCTGAACGCAGCTAAAGCATCTGGACAGGTGGGGAAGAAATAACCGTGCTTTATTTAGTAAAACGCATAAATCTATTTGCTCGAGAACGTTTCTATTGATTTATTGGAATTATACATCTTTAAGAGTGGATATCTTGTACTTTTAGTGTATGAACTTGACAAATAACAACACTACATATAGTTTAAATCGGGGATCAACTTGACAACTAATTGGCAAATGGTATTTAATAGCACACAAGGCAGTATGTAGCTTCAACTCAAGACAGTCAAACTTCTATTAGGGACCATTTTCTAACAAATAGTAGAGTGAGTGAAGTAATGCGCCGAGTAAATTCAAATAAACCGTCTTTACTATTTCTTTTGAGCTCATATTCAGGTAAACGTGGTTCTAAACTGTGCTAAAAATAACAAATCATCCACTGCTCCCGAATGGTTGTCATTGTATTACAGGACAATGGAAAGTATGGCCGTCGTAAGCACTTCCCCATGTCACTGATTTTGGCTCCGACCAGAGAACTGGCTCTGCAGATATACGACGAAGCCAGGAAGGTAAAACAAACACACGAGCATGACATCAGAAAAAATGGAGATGTATTTGTCCTTGTGCTTCTTTAACATTTTCGTTTCTATCCACAGTTCTCCTACCGCTCGAGAGTGCGTCCCTGCGTTGTGTACGGAGGCGCGGACATTGGTCAGCAGATCAGAGATCTGGAGCGAGGCTGTCACATGCTGGTCGCTACACCTGGTCGACTGGTGGATATGATGGAGAGAGGCAAGATcggactggactactgcaagtAAGACGAACATGTTATCCGGCCGTCTGGGTTCAGATGAAagctcccctattatactgtttttcattagtgtgtgtgtgtgtgtgtgtgtgtgtgtgtggtgtgtgtgtgtgtgtgtgtgtgtgtgtgtgtgtgtgtgtgtgtgtgtgtgtgtgtgtgtgtgtgtgtgtgtgtgtgtgtgtgtgtgtgtgtgtgtgtgtgtgtgtgtgtgtgtgtgtgtgtgtgtgtgtgtgtgtgtgtgtgtgtgtgtcgcccctctgagagatatttggttaaaaagaacccaatggtgctctaggaggagattaaggtggtgggggggggagtggttgctgattggctaatggttgcacaagctgaaacatcgttatgacatcataaagtggccaaaaccTCATcggcaggtttttatagaaatggatcaggacaaaaagagagagaatcttctagtctctttccacagacatgttgatgtagaagagacatggagaagaggggacacatgttgatgtagaagagacatggagaagaggggacacatgttgatgaagaagagacatggagaagaggggacacatgttgatgaagaagagacatgaagaagaggggacacatgttgatgtagaagagacatgaagaagaggggacacatgttgatgtagaagagacatggagaagaggggacacatgttgatgaagaagagacatgtagaagaggggacacatgttgatgtagaagagacatggagaagaggggacacatgttgatgtagaagagacatggagaagaggggacacatgttgatgaagaagagacatgtagaagaggggacacatgttgatgtagaagagacatggagaagaggggacacatgttgatgtagaagagacatgaagaagaggggacacatgttgatgtagaagagacatgaagaagaggggacacatgttgatggagaagaggggacacgtgttgatgaagaagagacatgaagaagaggggacacatgttgatgtagaagagacatgaagaagaggggacacgtgttgatgaagaagagacatgaagaagaggggacacatgttgatgtagaagagacatggagaagaggggacacatgttgatgtagaagagacatgaagaagaggggacacatgttgatgtagaagagacatgaggaagaggggacacatgttgatgaagaagagacatgaagaagaggggacacatgttgatgtagaagagacatgaagaagaggggacacatgttgatgtagaagagacatgaggaagaggggaaacatgttgatgtagaagagacatgaagaagaggggacacatgttgatgtagaaaagacatgaagaagaggggacacatgttgatgtagaagagacatgaagaagaggggacacatgttgatgtagaagagacatggagaagaggggacacatgttgatgtagaagagacatgaagaagaggggacacatgttgatgaagaagagacatgaagaagaggggacacatgttgatgtagaagagacatggagaagaggggacacatgttgatgtagaagagacatggagaagaggggacacatgttgatgtagaagagacatgaagaagaggggacacatgttgatgtagaagagacatgaagaagaggggacacatgttgatgtagaagagacatgaagaagaggggacacatgttgatgtagaagagacatgaagaagaggggacacatgttgatgtagaagagacatggagaagtggattttgcacaacctttaaactttattctaaATGTGACGCCTCCTCTGTGCTTCTTCCCTTCAGCTACCTGGTCCTGGACGAGGCAGATCGTATGTTGGACATGGGATTCGAACCCCAGATCAGACGCATCGTTGAGCAGGACACCATGCCGCACAAAGGCATCCGACAAACCATGATGTTCAGCGCCACCTTCCCTAAAGAGATCCAGGTACAGTTACGATATGATAATACTTTATTggatgcttcagtctgactttattgaATCTCCATTAGATGGTAGCAGTTCATATTCTCTGATCAGAGCATGCTTTGGGTCCCTGATGTTGTTGGACAGCCTTATTAGGTTGTTATGATGAGCTGAGTCATATAGTCTGTGACAGGGTTGACCAGCAATTGCAGTATTTCCATAAAATGAAGGATTGTATGTTTTTCCTCCTTCCAGACGTCTTTTTGATTCACTTGTTTTCGCATTGAAAGAAAGTGTTTAAAGGACCACTTATAGTCGTTCAATCCGACTGAAAGCTGGGTTCTAAATGTCCCGGTAAACGGCAGCACATTGATCGGTCACTCTGTGCTCCACCGACAGATCCTCGCCAGGGACTTCCTGGAGGAGTACATCTTCCTGGCGGTGGGCCGAGTGGGCTCCACCTCGGAGAACATCACCCAGAAAGTAGTGTGGGTGGAGGAGAGCGACAAGAGGTCTTTCCTCCTGGATCTGCTCAGCGCTACAGGTGAGACAGTCCAACACTAACAACATCAGATGTGTCCTAACACTACCAGACATTTACTtatgctaacacacacacacacgcacacacacagtgcggTTTTATTTCCCCAATCCTTTTTACCATTATCATATTGTCCTGTCATCCCAGTCTATTTGTGCATTAAGAGTCGACAATTCTATATTATTGTGTTAGCTTCAGGGAGGCAAAAGTGAGGATGTgcatacaaacaaatacaactCCCACTTTACAACGAATGCTTTAAGTCCCCTCCTTTTTTAAAAGTAGAAACTCATTAAGAGTTTGGGTAAAATAGGACGTTTTCTTTTGGTGGTGAACCCGATGTATTGATTGGAGGCGAACCGTGGGCACATGAGGAACATACAGGGCTGGTTTTCTACTGCTGATTGAGTGCAGTTGACATGTTGGTGGTTTGGTGTGGTTTTATCCAAAGTCATCCCCAGCGAGGTACAGGACAATACTGGAGACAACATAGAGAAACCTGGTAAGATCCTCAATGGGGACACAATCGTATCTGTCATTTCACGTTTTAAATAAGTTTGCTTGCCCCTTTTCGATGTTCCTCTCTGTGGACGGAGAATCCTTTTTGTTTATTCATATTATTTCGGTTCTGTGTACCATTTCATGAATCCGGTTTGCTAAATCAAACATGCCTGTCGCTGTGGTGTCTCCATGTCAGACCCAAAGCCTTGATGGAGAGAGTCTGGTTATGTTTACGTCTCAACAGCTCGAGACCTTACACACTGAGGCCGATACACCTTGTCGTCGGGTAGTAACGTGCTGTAATCTTCACTCGCTGTGACCAAACTCTCTCCAGCAGTGGCTCCAGGCACAGTGCTGCCGACACTGTGCCTTATTGTTTCTTGTACTTATTGTTTCCCCACACTGCACTCCCTGCTGCCTGTTGCACTGTTCGGTCCATAGAACAAAGTGTACTGTGATTCATTCAAGGTCATTCAAGGTCATTCAAGTGCATGTTATAAGCAGCGTTACCTGAAGATCATCCAGGTTAATGCGACAGATTTGATTAAGTGATTTACGACTCTCCGTAGTCACTATGCTGCAACTTGTTTTACAGCTAAAGCAGTTTTTTAGTAGGAAATGAACGAGTAGGATAAGGGAAGGTGGTTGATTTCACAATTTGCCAGCTGTAGATCTCCAGGTGTTGGTAGGTTTTCTGGCAAAATAACAATATAAAGCTCCTGGTGACACGCATTGTGACGTTTGTGTCAAAAACGTTAGATTGCGTCACATTAAAGTGTGTAAAAATATTACAGACGGCATCAATGTTTTGGGTCAAATTTTGATTGGTTGTGGTTCATCCATGTGACCGAAATCCATTAGTCTGTATTTTATTACACTAAGGATCGCGGGTTCGACTAATGTGTTTGATCTAAGCTTCAAAACGAGATGCCACGCCAACAAAACACCAGTGTTgagttttgttttgttacttttctccatcttccacatcctccacgaCCATCCTCTCACTTCTAATGTTTAACCTCGGTGTGTTTTCTCTCCTCAGGTAAGGACTCGTTGACCCTGGTGTTCGTGGAGACCAAGAAAGGTGCCGACGCTCTGGAGGACTTCCTGTATCGGGAGGGGTACGCCTGCACCAGTATCCATGGCGACCGTTCCCAGCGGGACCGAGAGGAGGCGCTGAGTCAGTTCAGATCTGGAAAATGCCCCATCCTGGTGGCCACAGCGGTCAGTACAAACACATGCAAACGTGCAatagatttgtttttttatttactctACTATTTCAATAATTAGACACTTCATACATCCGAAAAACAAACGCaattagtagaagcgggagggcaGAAAGCATCGCTCATACAAAGGTAGCCCtcacacagataaacagaattctatatacacatacacatacttaTGTACAAatatacatgcatacataccgtacttttcgcagcagctaaattgtccgtctgtcttgctctcgttctgtctctcggttccacttttactttggcgcgctacctgtctcactcttttccggcctccagcttttcctgctggagcccgccgcttagaggtggcgggcgcggaccggtcctagagcccgtagcgttaaaggtgggcaattttacctgtaaaatccatagatttaggaggttccctagtggccgttagctgtacaaaagaaatggggggaaaagtcgcggcttatagtccgaaaagtacggtattttCATTTCTTAAAGACGTCCTTGCCATCAGTGAGAAATTCCATCATGGTGAAAACTCCAGCATCGCTgcatgtgcacgtgtgtgtgaccTCTTGTTTCTCCTTTGAACACCCTCAGGTGGCAGCTCGTGGTCTGGACATCTCCAATGTGAAACATGTGATCAACTTTGATCTGCCCAGCGACATCGAGGAGTACGTTCACCGTATCGGACGTACGGGACGAGTGGGAAACCTCGGTGAGACTGCCTCATGAATACTGACGCTTTTTCTAAGCTACAACCCACAAAAGCTTGTATTCACTGCTGCTGTAACTCACCTTTGTATTCTCCTGTAGGATTGGCCACATCGTTCTTCAATGATAAAAATGGGAACATCACCAAGGACCTGCTGGACATCCTGGTGGAGGCGAAACAGGAAGTGCCCTCATGGCTGGAGAGCCTGGCGTATGAACATCAGCATAAGACCAACACCAGAGGACGCTCTAAGAGGTGAACGCTGTCCCCTCTTTGTTGGGGAATGTGTCCTAAAGGTCAAAGACGGTTCTCTTTGAATGAGATGTTAACGGTGTGTTTGATTTTGCCTCCAGGTTCTCCGGTGGTTTTGGCGCTCGTGATTACCGTCAGACGGCAGCCGGAGGCACCGCCGGAGGGTTTGGAGGACGTGGAGGACGCAACCAGGCCGGACACGGAGGAAACCGCGGGTTCGGAGGAGGTGAGGATACAGCCAGGGTGTTATAGTCAGAGAGGgctaaagtacacacatcctttactcaagtagaagtacagatactcgtgtttaaaaatactctggtgaaagtagaagtactgactctttactcaagtacaagagaaAATAcgatttgtttatttaaacgACGAAAACGGTTTCAACCTCGTCTGGTAAGATACcttcatgtgtgtgttttaaagaagAGAACGAACAGTGCTGGAAACGATAACCTGGAAATAAATGtaccaaaaacaaacaatatatcTCCGAGTGATGCGTGAGCGCGTCGGCCAGGCGCTAAAACCAAAGAACAGAAAAGAGCGTAAGAAAGGTGGAATGACGGCTCTTTTATTCGTCAGAAAACCAGCTTGATGAGCGCTGGTTCGTGGAAATGTTTCTTTTGAAAACAAGAACTCAGAACTCATAACGGCGTGTCAAACACTCGCCTTCATTTTACCACGGATTCTAATTCCTGGAACGACGGTGTTGTGAAACGTGAATGACTGAAGGCAACAATCACTCAAACGTCTCAACTCGCGCAGTACAAAAACGCAAGGGAAATCAACGAAAGTCCACAAACAATGAAGTAAAATTCAAAAGGAAACGTGTTGTCTTGAACAAAAATGGCAGGCTTGGAAAGTGACATTGACTGTGTGTACGTGGGAAGGCTCTTTTAgcgtcgatatgtgttgactttactttaaaatagcagatctctgtgacaggATATCGTTTTTCCGCTTAGTGAACGTGTGTCtctcacttacagcgcccatcgtacgggacacatgaaacgtgtaaccgtggtgaaaagggtgttgcGTTTACTTGATTATGAATGtttttacatcaaggccgaaaattaggatgagctccaacagtcaaaaatgttttttccctcccagagctgccagcgcagcgccccccAGATCTGCCGCCCTAGGCGACCGTTTATGTTGCGTATGCCAAAAACCGGCCCTGTATGTCTGCATCAAGCCGAGTTGTGATCGGTCGTAATAACACAGAATTTGGTGATGTTTAAATAGTTTACAGTGAGATTTACTCCCATACTTTTGGCCATACTCACGCAGCGCTACAAATGGATTGAGATTTCCAGACAAATGTTCTTTAGCAAGTGTgctttaagtgttgatttaaaaaaacaatttgaaggttggatatttgtaaacctttttttgtgtatatatatatatatatattaataatttaagatgtaaatgaattccagtttatttgtagtactttctattttGACTGTGACATTTGGTGGCATCAATGTGTGCATTTGATACAGATAATAGagcagaaagtacaggtatttgggttcaacatgtaagaagtagaaagtacaggtatttgggttcaacatgtaagaagtagaaagtacaggtatttgggttcaacatgtaagaagtagaaagtacaggtatttgggttcaacatgtaagaagtagaaagtacaggtatttgggttcaacatgtgagaagtagaaagtacaggtatttgagttcaacatgtgagaagtagaaagtacaggtatttgagttcaacatgtacgaagtagaaagtacaggtatttgggttcaacatgtgagaagtagaaagtacaggtatttgagttcaacatgtaagaagtagaaagtacaggtatttgtgttcaacatgtaagaagtagaaagtacaggtatttgagttcaacatgtaagaagtagaaagtacaggtatttgagttcaacatgtaagaagtagaaagtacaggtatttgagttcaacatgtaagaagtagaaagtacaggtatttgagttcaacatgtacgaagtagaaagtacaggtatttgtgttcaacatgtaagaagtagaaagtacaggtatttgagttcaacatgtacgaagtagaaagtacaggtatttgagttcaacatgtaagaagtagaaagtacaggtatttgagttcaacatgtacgaagtagaaagtacaggtatttgagttcaacatgtgagaagtagaaagtacaggtatttgagttcaacatgtgagaagtagaaagtacaggtatttgagttcaacatgtaagaagtagaaagtacaggtatttgggttcaacatgtaagaagtagaaagtacaggtatttgagttcaacatgtaagaagtagaaagtacaggtatttgagttcaacatgtaagaagtagaaagtacaggtatttgagttcaacatgtaagaagtagaaagtacaggtatttgagttcaacatgtaagaagtagaaagtacaggtatttgggttcaacatgtaagaagtagaaagtacaggtatttgggttcaacatgtaagaagtagaaagtacaggtatttgggttcaacatgtaagaagtagaaagtacaggtatttgagttcaacatgtaagaagtggtcagaaaaataagtagttgagtaaagtactgataccagaaacatgtacttaagtaccttaacaaagtatttgtactccactacttcccacctctggttatAATGAACAACATCAACTCTCTCACGTTGTTAACTCTGagttctctcctctcctccctctcagcTGGTTTTGGAAACTTCTACACGAGTGATGGCTACGGAGGAAACTACTCGCACCCTCAAGTGGACTGGTGGGGCAACTAGGTTCCTCCTTAACTCACCCCCTCTTCCTTCCTTTCTCCACTCCACTGTCTGCTCCCCATCCGTCTCCTCCCCCTCATttaccttaaagaaaaaccatgTGCATGTTATTAAACTATTTATACTCATTTATATAGCCCTCCTTCCACCCGTATACACTCAGATCTTTTAATTATTTTCCTTTTATCCTCCTTTCCATCTCGCCTTTGTCTTTAGGGTCCCTCGTCTTTGGTAAATCTCACCTCTTACAATAGGCCACAGTATAAAGGGAACTTCAATTTGAGTTGGTTATTCTTCAGCTTAGCAGCACCCTTTTGTTTTCCGTGAGGACTGTTTGAACAATGTTCCCTTCTCGAAGGAAAAATAACCAATTGAATGATATGTTGGCGTTCCTTTAACCCCTGGAAGATTTTAGATTTACAGTCCCACAAAGCAGCTGCAGGAAGACAGCTTTTCACTTTTGGCTTCATTGTGTTTTTGTCTGCATCGCCCAAAGCCAGCCAGGCATCCTGTGTACCTTCACATGTCATCTTTGTATGTAACGCATGGCCATGTTGTAAATCACCGGCCAAACACTTTTCTAAAACATAGCGCAGAGATGGGCAAGATGTCAAATCTGAGCAAAATATGTCTGCATATAAATTCCAAAATGGGATCTGTCTCCTTCCTTGACATGGTAGATACTTTAAAAGCAGCCACAGAAACAGAAACGTTTTTTATTTTcacctttttaaaacatattgaagtCTTGAGTTCCAGAGATCTGAGAAAGATGTCTAACAGACTGAAGGTACTGCGGCTGGACTCTGAAAAGCCCATTAGCAACGATGCTAACAGTCTCCGGACTGCTGACGGCGTCTCTTTTGTTTGAAACAAAACATAATGGAGGATCATTTGTTTCTGTACTGTGCCTTTTAAACAATTGTCTCTTATTTCCGTTGTTTTAATTGCCATAAGGGGCTACAAGTATTGGCCAACTGTAACTAAAagaaatgtatttaatgtcatGTATGGgtttaaacatgtttttctttatttatatttGGAAGGAAACAAACTAGGCTTGAACTAAATCAAACCTTGGcaacaaaaaaaactaaaaccgCGATGAGGAAACTCAAAGCAATTCCTTATCTATTTATTGGAGCTCAAATTCACGAGAATGAGCTCCCAAACACATATAACCACTTATATTGATATACCCTCATCCAGAGTGACTCAAGAAGACATTAAAGAAACGACTTCTTCGCTTCGCCAGCCAGAAAGCAGAGTGGTTTTATGCTTTTGGGAGTCGTACTAACGGAGCGATTTGTCACAGCTCTGGTTTGAGCTTGAGTTTCTCAAAGGCATCTTGTCACTAATTGCTGAGCAGCGGTCATTTTCTTACTATTCACACAAATGTTATAACCTACTCAAACGTTTTAAAATGTGAGGGCAAACTTCACCATCTAACCTTCTATTGTAAGATAGACACGGCGTACTCTTTCCGCACCTAGCATGGACGTGAATATTGTCCGACTGCAGTTAATGGAAATGAAACACGGCTGCTGCTGAAGAA is from Pseudochaenichthys georgianus chromosome 2, fPseGeo1.2, whole genome shotgun sequence and encodes:
- the LOC117460319 gene encoding ATP-dependent RNA helicase DDX3X-like, with amino-acid sequence MSHVAVENVHGLEQQLAVLDLSGADGQGGGPNRNAFAAQRPGGYTIAPPATYGWDAGRNNFVNGYHDNRMAGANTFQHRGPPRMERGRGGIGGGYRGNRGGAFNPIIPAVQPMAFAGYENKDAGGWNTPKETYGNFGNNRGKSAFFNHTGNANRGRFDHGGFSGGGGGGGGGGGGGGGSGGGGGGGGGGNNRWVEEPREDGDWAKPTARNERLESELFSGGNTGINFEKYDDIPVEATGQNCPHHIESFQDVDMGEIVMANIALCRYTRPTPVQKYAIPIVKSKRDCMACAQTGSGKTAAFLLPILSQIFSEGPGEALNAAKASGQDNGKYGRRKHFPMSLILAPTRELALQIYDEARKFSYRSRVRPCVVYGGADIGQQIRDLERGCHMLVATPGRLVDMMERGKIGLDYCNYLVLDEADRMLDMGFEPQIRRIVEQDTMPHKGIRQTMMFSATFPKEIQILARDFLEEYIFLAVGRVGSTSENITQKVVWVEESDKRSFLLDLLSATVIPSEVQDNTGDNIEKPGKDSLTLVFVETKKGADALEDFLYREGYACTSIHGDRSQRDREEALSQFRSGKCPILVATAVAARGLDISNVKHVINFDLPSDIEEYVHRIGRTGRVGNLGLATSFFNDKNGNITKDLLDILVEAKQEVPSWLESLAYEHQHKTNTRGRSKRFSGGFGARDYRQTAAGGTAGGFGGRGGRNQAGHGGNRGFGGAGFGNFYTSDGYGGNYSHPQVDWWGN